The following is a genomic window from Candidatus Zixiibacteriota bacterium.
CCTGCGCCGGATCCTGCTGACCGAACGGAATGGTAATCGGGCTGGTGGTGGCCAGCGACGGAATCTCGCCGGTCGAATCGGCCATACGTCCCATTACGAACAGGCCGGTGGCCGGATCAACCAGATTACTGTTGGCGTCGAAGCCGAAGGCTCCGGCGCGGGTGTAAAACCGGTTGTCGTTGGCGTCGCCAAGCACAAAGAAACCTGTTCCCTGGATTGCCAGGTCAGTTATCTGTCCGGTGGTCTCCAGACCACCCTGCTGGAACAGAGTGTCGATTGATGCTACCTGCATACCCAGACCCAACTGCACCGGGTTGGTACCGCCTGTCGTTGCCGACGGTCTCCCCGCTCCTTGAAGGGTCTGCACCAGGGCTTCCTGAAAGTTGACGCGACTGGCCTTAAAGCCAATAGTGTTAATGTTGGCAATGTTGTTACCAATCACGTTCATTCTAACCTGATGATTCTTCAGTCCGGATACTCCGGAGAACAATGATGCCATCATGGTTAAACTACCTCCATGCTTTCGACCGGAATCTCTCCATCAACATGGAGTCCAATTCCAGTTATCTGATTGTTTATCGTTTTTTTCATTTCTATTCTCGAACTCATATTATCACTGCCGAATCGATAGCTGTCACGACACCTTCGCGCAGATTGTCTCTATCGAAGGCGGTTATGACGGTGCGGTTTTTTACGGAGACGACGAAGGCCGCTTCATCGGAGAGAACCAGCGTTTCTTTTGAGCCTTTCAGCTCGGCCTTGTCGATCGCGTCGGCGATGCCATTGACCGTCTCTTCCGACAAGGTGATATTACGCGAAAACAGGCGTTCCTGGGCATGCCTGGAAAACGTGAGCTTGCGGTTGGAGGCCAGTTCGCGTGAGAACATATCTTTGAAGGATACATCGCTCGGGCGGGCCTCTTGCGGCGCCGCCTTACCCCGGTTGGCGATTTCTATCAAATCAACCGGTCTTTGATAATTGCCGATTCGCATTGCCTGTCCGTAACTCATTTTCTTACCTGACCTTTTCCTTTTTTCACTCGCTGTCATCGCTGTCTGATGCGTAGGCGCCTTTCTCGGCGATTGTAGACACATCGCCCAGCGCTATCTCGGTACCATTCACTCTCAAGTAGGCCGAGCCATCGCGATAAATGACGGCATCCACAGTTCCCTCCAACGACAGGCTGGGTGTCACCTTGTTGCCGGCCGCGGTGGTCGCAGTCGCTTCAACATAGTAATAGCCTTCATCGACCCGGTTGCCCATACTGTCGGTGCCATCCCAGGTGATGCTGTTAACGCCTCTGCTGACGCTGTCCTGCGTCAGGGTGGCAACCGTCATACCGCTGGAATCCTTGATGACGAATTCCACCGAATCGACAGCCGAATCGAGAGTGTATGTGATGGTCGGGTTGGTTTCGGCGTCGACATAAACGCCGCTGTATACCGCGCGAACGTCTTTGCCGATAAAGCTGGACGCCATAACATTATTAATGGACTGCATTTGCAGGTAGTCCCACTCGTTGGCACTGGCCAACCCATCGGCGATGAAGTTGAGCTGTTCCAGTGACGAGAACTGCGCCAGCTGCGCGATATAGTCTTCATCGCTCATCGGATTGAGCGGGTCCTGGTTCTCGAGCTTGGTT
Proteins encoded in this region:
- a CDS encoding TIGR02530 family flagellar biosynthesis protein yields the protein MSYGQAMRIGNYQRPVDLIEIANRGKAAPQEARPSDVSFKDMFSRELASNRKLTFSRHAQERLFSRNITLSEETVNGIADAIDKAELKGSKETLVLSDEAAFVVSVKNRTVITAFDRDNLREGVVTAIDSAVII
- a CDS encoding flagellar hook capping FlgD N-terminal domain-containing protein — encoded protein: MGIISPLGTDTNGNVKQTGSLQILGEDDFLQLMITKLENQDPLNPMSDEDYIAQLAQFSSLEQLNFIADGLASANEWDYLQMQSINNVMASSFIGKDVRAVYSGVYVDAETNPTITYTLDSAVDSVEFVIKDSSGMTVATLTQDSVSRGVNSITWDGTDSMGNRVDEGYYYVEATATTAAGNKVTPSLSLEGTVDAVIYRDGSAYLRVNGTEIALGDVSTIAEKGAYASDSDDSE